TGCACATAAATCTTTCACGACATATGGGtattgacaaatagatttgcatatatttgcataactttgtaaaatttgaataatttttatagcataaaagtacaagttaaAAATACTTCTAGTTTATGCCAGTTGGAAGTAAAGTACTTGCTATTTTCTTTGGTTCAATCTTTGACACCAGCCACCAATTGAGCCCGAATCCCCTAGGATGAAAAGTCCCTAATACATGCACACATTAGACTTGTGAAAATGAATCACTCATCCGTTTCTTGACTCATATTTGATGGGTTGGATTATTATACAAGTTAGTTATATTGAGTAAATAGGCCGTGTCCTGGTAGACCGACcaatcatattttctttaatattttcaagtcaggaatttttttcttttaattttttcttcttcccatatatttctttcttcctttcttcttcctcttccttctacCACCAACAATGCAGCTGCAAACCATAACCACCGCGTCCCTACCATCACTGTCATCACCGACGCCTAAGTTGCAGCACCTTACCACCACGTACCACTTCAGCATTGCCTTTTCTCTATCTCTTATTTCTGAGGTGCAAACTCAGATCTGGGCCACTGAAACCTAATGTTTGAGGTCATGGCGAACTTAAATCGGAGGTCGCCAACTCGAATCTGAAGTAACGGGCTTCAGATCTGATGAGAGAGGGGTGTGCCTACAATGTCATTTGAGCAAAGCTTGCGGTGGTGTTCGTGCACGGCTTTGGTGTGGTCGTGGCTGTTTGAGTAGCGCAGCCGTGGACAATCGTTGCCAGTGGTGGTAGTTTTGGCAATAGGGGCTTCGGCAATGTTGTTGCTGCTGCGGTTTTGGCAATAGGGGCTTTGGCAACGGTGGTGCTGCGTTCCTTTTTGCggggagagggaaagagaggagagggatgCTACGTGGAAAACACCGTATCCAAGTCGACGGCAAGTCAATGGCATAAAGGTTTCGAACAAAAGGATGGCATAAAGGTTCATGTGGCCGACCCCTCGAATTTTTAAtgggaaaatataaattgaacCAATTTTCAGTTCAATATTAGtgtgaattaaaaacttaaggaataattgaacattaaaaagaaaacttcaGAGGTCACCGTGTCTGGTGAAACATTTCTTAGGGACGTGGAGAGATGGACTTTCACAATTAGGTATGGCCCAtgaaaacgatttttttttttttttttttttggtcgaacatgAAAACgaattgaacatgtacaaaaCATTGCTTCCTTTTTCATTCCCATTTATCCACTTTTGCTCTTTAACACAATATATCTTACTCTTTTCGGGCCTAATcctaaaagttttttttttttaaagtgatttttacttttgactttttgccTTTCCCTTTTTGCAAATCTTGCAAAATACACATTTTACATTTCTCACAccatttcgaaatttatttaatgaacTAGGAACATTTTGAAATGTCTTTTATCAAACATTTCCCAAATCATTTAGGAACCCATTCCGTAAATCAGTTTGCAACGTAATACATGCTTATAAACTTTCATGACACTTCCAATGACACATTTCTCAAACCATTCTAAATAAAAAGTAGTAAATGCTCGATCCGAAGTTATGCATCAAATACAAACATTAGCCTTTTAGCCAAATCACCATATGCACATAATATACCTCAGActtttcatttgaaatatgaatttacaaattcaaataagagatgGCACCACTCATTTATAATGCCAAACCAAGCAACGCGTAATTAGACTAGTCAACGATCTCGTAATCCTAACAATTAAATGAGAATCGACATTAAAACCGAATTAAACTCTAACTTAACTACCAAATGGCTAAACTACGTATAAATGCTAATGAAACGACTTATGCATGCTAACAAATCATTCATGTGAAGTAATTACTCAAATGTAAATGCAACACAAAACTCGCCCACGAAATCCTAAAATTCTAGCTCCTACAAAATTGTTGCTCGAAAAGGACTTTCCAACCCTTATGGCTCCACAATGCTATAATCCACAACTTCTATGAAATCTTGAAACTGCACAACTCAAAAATCAGACAACGCGGCTCCAATTTCTCAAAGATCTGAATTTAAGCGATAAATTCAGGTGTTGTGATACAAAATTGAATCGGCTTGGTGAGACATTAGTGGCAAGagccctcttctttctttttttcctctctttcctttttctttctttctcggcGAGCTCCCGGTACTCAGCgctccttttccttttaattaacTGAGGCTCACTTTCTtactttcttttgttgacttttcaaccttctttttcttctttttgatccCACCAAAGGCAAATATTACATGGCCTCCCTTAATGAACTCGGCCACATCCCATTCGATGTAGCTGAAGCTTCCTTGGAAAAGTCATGTAACGTTCTCTATTAAGAAACAAAACCAGGAAGGAAAGCGGCCAAGAGGACTAGTCTCGGCCTGCCCTAGACAAGAACATAGAAGTCTAGTAAGAAAGGGGAATGAAGATCAGGGAAGTAATTTTCAGTTATTGCTCATCTCGCAAGTTAATTTCGTCCAATGCATATGGAAAGGATccgagcaaaaaaaaaaagggaaaggctCAATCCACCACACATGTGCAAAAAGAGAGTGTTAGGATCATTAAAAATATCAGACTAATATTCCATGACACATTCAcactaaactaattttcatcatataaaaaaatcctaaacaagTATCTATGACACattttatcccaattttttttaatcctaaattaataTCCTATGACACTTGTCttgtgaaaaatctcaaattggtacccTTTACCTAAATCTCTCATCCGTGAAAATCCATACTTATAAATACACGTGGACTTTTCACGTCGGATCTATCATTCTCAAAGTTAGATCCATCTTGCAATTGTCTACCACGTGTGTTTACATTTATGCGTTATAACGGGATAATGGACAGAATGCGCACAGAACATAGAATTTGGTTAGGATACCagtttgagatattttgtgagaccaaaattagtttagggtaaatatgtgCACATGCACATAGGAAAAAATATCACCAGCATAGTCAAAAAAACACACAAATGCAATTGGCAATGcatgagaaaagaaataacaCAGAGAACTGAGAGCAAGAAAACGAAGGAAAACAGGGGAGTTTGGGAGAAAAACCTCGATGAACTGTGAGCAATTTGTGTGGGAGCTTGAGTACGAACATAGCCAAGATTCACGGTTGAATCAGCACTTGTTCCTTGACCAAACATAACCTGATTCTTGGCCAAGAAGCGTGCATATGTTCTTCGCTATTTTGCTAGTCGAAATTAGTTaattgtgcaaccaaaaccagTAGTTGCTTACAACATTTTGCAAGGGTAAAGACTTGTGATTTTTGTTGCTTTGGATGTtagatatttcaataattttgaaatattggATGCTATTATTAAGTgataaaatgttttaaatttattgtaatctCCATATCCTaccaaatccaaaaattacCTTGCTCTTTATATCTCGGATTTTACAACGCAACTTATAGTCGCAATATCTAACCTCATCCAATATATTCGAAACGCATTACTAAGCGCCTAATAGGagaatttgtatttttccatccacatcaaatactcaattttattttaaaagctCATATGGTTGgttaaaatgttttcaaattttaatggGATAAACTAAGTTTGCTAAGAAACTCCCCGTACGATGACTATAACATAACATGTCTGGCCTGAGGATAGTCTTCCACCACTACCGCTTTTACAGAGAGTGTCTCTCACCTTTTCGTTCGTCTCTTTCTCCATCGCTGCTTCAAAGACGAAGAAGCTCCTCTTCCTTCTTGCCTCTTCGaaaaacccagaaaagaaaagaaaagaataaaacaaaacaaaacagagaGAAACATCCTCGGGACGTGCGTTTCAGTTCTAGTTTACCCATCAAAAGTTTTGGATTTCTTAGCATGCTTGGTCTGTGAAgatagaaagaacaaaaaatgaaagttgattttgCAGGAGGTGGCGTGGAAGCAGCATTCAACGAACTATTCACGGCGGTGAAGGTGGTAGTGCAAACCGTCCGAGCGTTTGGTCCCCAGCTCAAGAAGATTGAAAACACCTTGCGCAAAATAGAACCAATCATTGAGGAATGGGACAAGTTCAACAAACGGCTGGACCGTAGTCCGACAGAGATGGATCCCATCAAGGACCTATTGGATAGAGGCAAAGGACTGATCGAGAAGTGCAAAAGGATCCGCCGGCTCCACGAAGTATATGCACTCCAAGAGGCTGAAGGCATTCAATGCAGAATTATTGGGTGATTTCAAGCTTTACATCCAACTGCTGGATGCGAGAAACAACGGCGAGATGTTGTGGGAAGTGAAGGAGATCAGGACAGAACTCAAGCAAGTCAAAGAGTTGATCTGCCCCGGTCAAGTGAACGGTGTTGCCCTCCAGAGCAGACTCGGTGCTGCGGGCAACCTCGCGGTCCCTGACGCGCCTGAGTTCATTGTTGGGTCAGTGGTGGAGGCATCCCTGAGGAAGCTCAAGGACCAGTTGCTGAAGGAGGGAGTGTCTGTGATTGTTGTGACCGCCCCAGGCAGGTGCAGGAAGACGACCTGCTTAAGAAATTGTGTCATGACATGGATATTGAAGGTATGTGTGATTAGTGTTTTGATTGATCCAAACTAATTAAAGTAGGGGATTCAGTGATTGATCCTTGCCAATCGGTCGCCTCAAAGCCTTTGGTTTGCCATTCATGTGTATAGGAGCTGGTGCCAAACAATGTTTTACTTGTGCCCATGTTGACGCGATTGAATCCCATTATCTGTTCTCTCTGTCAAGCGATACAGTTCCTCGTAGATGTGAATGTCTGCACAAAGATTTGCTTGGGTTTTTTGCAGATGGATGTTTCATCGAGTAGAACAATCTTCTTGTCATGGTTTATTTTCAGTCTTGATATCATGTCTAATCTGATAAATCTTTCCTGAGCTTTTAGATATGCAATAACTCGCCTCTGTTTGATTGTGCTGAGTGCCTCTCTTAATCAGTCAAAACCTACTCTTCACACACCATAGGATTCGCTCTCATTATTTCTGCTATACTGTATCTACTTAGCTCTCTTTCTTATCCTACCAAATTTAATAAACTAGAAGTGTTGCTGCAATTTTCATACTCTTTGCAAGCGATAGGAGTCAGACTTACTGTGGTTTAAATGCATATAGTCAAATTCAACAACATCATGTTCGTCCCTGTATCGAAGAAGCCCAACCTGACAGACATTGTCCAGAAAATGTTTCAACATAATGGTCTCAAGGTTCCTGAGATTGTAACGGAAGATGATGCAGTTCATTACATGCAGCAACTGCTCATAGATATAGGCCAAAGTCCTGTGTTGCTTGTGCTGGACGATGTCTGGACTGACTTGCAATCCATAATAGAGAAATTTGTCTTCAAGAAGATAAAACATTACAAGATTGTGGTGACATCAAGATATGAATTTCCTCATGTTGGTCTTGTGCATCACCTGAACCCACTGCCTCATGGGGAAGCCCTGGAACTTTTTTGTCAATATGTTGCTGTTGATGGTAGAAGCTTGGTTGCACCAGATGATGATATCTGGGATAAGGTATACTCTCGCTTGAGTGCGTCCATGATAGGATTTCTTACGGTCATCAAAACtgagattatttttttctttaaagaaaaagttaaataaaatCAACCTGCCTAAGATAGGCTTACCATGTTACATCCAAGCTCTTTACCATGTGCCTAACCTATGCCGATTTTACTTTGATCTCTCTTTCATCAAATAGAGGCCATGGTTTGTACTAACCACCATTCCTATCTAAGTTCCCAttatattttctgttttctttttccctgtgGCAGATAGTGAATCGCTGCAAGGGATTGCCGTTGGCTCTTACAGTCGTTGCCAAGTCTCTCCGAGGAAAGGATCGTTCGTTCTGGGAAACAAAGCTTCTTAATTTGTCCCATTTGGGTTTGGACAGTGACATTCTCGATTGCCTCAGAAAGAGCTTGGATGACTTGGATGGTGACCCTTCGATCAAGGAGCATTTCATGGACCTCGGCTCATTTCCAGAGGATCGCAAGATCCCCGCCACTGCCCTTATTGATATGTGGGTGGCGTTGTATGGGCAAGATTTCAATGAAATGCAGGCTGTTAATGACCTCCATGAGCTCGTTTACAGGAACCTAGCTGATCTCGTAATCACCAGGTATGGATCTGAAGTTTGTTCTGTTCTCTTATTCCAACTTTTCTAGTTTTCGACCGCTCTAAGTTGCCTCATCACATTGTAGTTGGCATATGAGTAATTTTTCCTAATACGTAGCAGTTAGAATGCGTGAGTGAGATGGACAGAGGCATGATTAGCAGAACGCACCATCACCTACAGCCCTTTCCTCTCCAGGGGCTTCCACGAAATGAAAAGGGACGGCATCGTAGTATGTTCGACATTTGTTGCCCTAGTTTATATCCCGGAGTACTCCTATGGCCAATCTGTCACCCAGTCTACTTAAACAACCTTAAAGGCTTGGCCCCGTCCCGTTTGGAGAAGGACCCCTTATGGCACGGCTTAGTCATTTAGGTCCAATTCCATCAATTTTTGTTGAGGCAATTCTTACTTGTTCATCGTCAACTGATCTAGCTCCTGATTTATATGACATTCTTGATCCTTCCTATGACTAGTCTTCGCAGCTGGAATCAAAATACTTATCTGTTTACCCAGAAATAGGCAAACTGGATGTTTGAATCCACACCACAATTACTGCACTTGACCTTCAGCTATAGTGTCTTCCGCATTTTGAAGGTCAAGTGGATTATACAAAGGCCTGTAAAGAACATTTTTATCTCCTGACTTGGTTTTCTAATCGTGGGACAGATCAGATGTCTTTCTTTACCACTAAATTGGTATCGTTGAATGCCTTGCATCAAACTTTAGCACAAAAACTTCATTGCAAAGGCTTATATCCGAGCTATTGCATACCTACAGGAGAGATTCAAGTGAAGAGGAGGACAAATGTTACAGCAGCCACTATGCTACACAGCACGATCTGCTTAGAGAGTTGGCCATCATGGAGCGCAACTAGGGGGAAGTAGAGAACAGAAAGAGACTCATTCTAGACATAACTAGAAATAATTTTCCCGATTGGTGGGGTAAGCAAGAGCAACCAACTCTTGGTGTTCGTCTAGTGTCCATCTCCACAGGTTcgaacactctctctctcaatgacCTTTAGGGAAAAATTTAGTTTGTTGGTAGTTAAATTATCTTTAACCTTCTATGTTCATGATGCAAATGGAAGATTCTCAACACCTTGGCCAAATCTTCAATTACCCGAAGCTGAGGCTCTTGTCTTGAACATCGAGACCAATCAAACCAAAACTTATGCTTTGC
Above is a window of Eucalyptus grandis isolate ANBG69807.140 chromosome 9, ASM1654582v1, whole genome shotgun sequence DNA encoding:
- the LOC120288462 gene encoding LOW QUALITY PROTEIN: probable disease resistance protein At5g66900 (The sequence of the model RefSeq protein was modified relative to this genomic sequence to represent the inferred CDS: inserted 1 base in 1 codon) produces the protein MHSKRLKAFNAELLGDFKLYIQLLDARNNGEMLWEVKEIRTELKQVKELICPGQVNGVALQSRLGAAGNLAVPDAPEFIVGSVVEASLRKLKDQLLKEGVSVIVVTAPGRCRKTTXLKKLCHDMDIEVKFNNIMFVPVSKKPNLTDIVQKMFQHNGLKVPEIVTEDDAVHYMQQLLIDIGQSPVLLVLDDVWTDLQSIIEKFVFKKIKHYKIVVTSRYEFPHVGLVHHLNPLPHGEALELFCQYVAVDGRSLVAPDDDIWDKIVNRCKGLPLALTVVAKSLRGKDRSFWETKLLNLSHLGLDSDILDCLRKSLDDLDGDPSIKEHFMDLGSFPEDRKIPATALIDMWVALYGQDFNEMQAVNDLHELVYRNLADLVITRRDSSEEEDKCYSSHYATQHDLLRELAIMERNVRTLSLSMTFREKFSLLVVKLSLTFYVHDANGRFSTPWPNLQLPEAEALVLNIETNQTKTYALPEFIEKTDKLKALIVTNFSFFPVELCNFHVFGSSLRRIRLECVTVSLQSMGKLRLNSLQKISFFMCDIGQATTLIDAKISDAMPKLVELDIDYCNDLMTIPDSICEIKPLKKFSIINCHNFSALSKQLGQSTSLEVVRLNSCTNLLQLPNSIRTLQKLMSLNISDCLNLSTLPNQIGQLDNLKKINMRGCLRLSVLPRSIMRLRNLKKVICDQEREVLWEPLKNSLNSLNIMAFEEEPNLDWLCD